One part of the Prochlorococcus marinus str. MIT 9313 genome encodes these proteins:
- the alaS gene encoding alanine--tRNA ligase yields MAVARSLRSGDSRPRTGSEIRTAFLTFFAERAHQVIPSASLVPEDPTVLLTIAGMLPFKPVFMGQAERPAPRATSSQKCIRTNDIENVGRTARHHTFFEMLGNFSFGDYFKQQAIEWAWELTTEVFGLDPKNLVVSVFREDDEAETIWRDVVGVNPKRIMRMDEADNFWASGPTGPCGPCSEIYYDFKPDLGNDDIDLEDDGRFVEFYNLVFMQYNRDGEGNLTPLANRNIDTGMGLERMAQILQGVPNNYETDIIYPLIETAAGLAGLDYQKLDEKGKTSFKVIGDHCRAITHLICDGVTASNLGRGYIMRRLLRRVVRHGRLVGIEKPFLQAMGEAAIALMVEAYPQLEERRKLILAELNREEARFLETLERGEKVLADVLVANPQMISGGQAFELYDTYGFPLELTQEIAEEHGLTVDLQGFEQAMDQQRQRAKAAAVSIDLTLQGAIEQMAAELEATRFQGYEVLEQPCCVLALVVNGESAERASAGDSVQIVLDTTPFYGESGGQVGDHGVLSGEGSGGNGVIVTVDDVSRHRNVFVHFGRIERGTLALGDLVNAQVDRACRRRAQANHTATHLLQAALKQVVDSGIGQAGSLVDFDRLRFDFHCARAVTAKELEQIEALINGWIMESHDLIVEEMSIQEAKAAGAVAMFGEKYADVVRVVDVPGVSMELCGGTHVANTAEIGLFKIVAESSVAAGIRRIEAVAGPAVLAYLNERDEVVKKLLERLKVQPSEIVERVTSLQEELKSSQKALTAARAELAVAKSAALATQAVAVGEYQLLVARLDGVEGAGLQNAAQGLLDQLGDGAAVVLGGLPDPSDEGKVILVAAFGKQLIAQGQQAGKFIGSIAKRCGGGGGGRPNLAQAGGRDGAALDGALEAAKVDLQQALG; encoded by the coding sequence ATGGCCGTTGCAAGATCATTGCGTTCTGGTGATTCGCGACCTCGCACTGGGTCAGAGATCCGCACTGCTTTTCTGACATTTTTTGCTGAGCGTGCGCATCAGGTGATTCCTAGTGCTTCGTTGGTTCCTGAAGATCCCACGGTGCTACTAACCATTGCTGGCATGCTGCCGTTTAAGCCCGTTTTCATGGGTCAGGCTGAACGCCCTGCGCCGCGGGCCACCAGTAGCCAGAAATGTATTCGCACGAATGACATCGAGAACGTGGGTCGCACAGCGCGGCATCACACGTTTTTTGAGATGCTTGGCAACTTCTCTTTTGGCGATTACTTCAAGCAACAAGCGATTGAGTGGGCCTGGGAGCTCACGACAGAGGTGTTTGGACTTGATCCGAAGAATTTGGTGGTGAGCGTCTTTCGTGAGGACGATGAGGCTGAGACCATCTGGCGAGATGTGGTGGGGGTGAATCCCAAGCGCATCATGCGTATGGATGAGGCTGATAATTTTTGGGCTTCAGGGCCGACTGGCCCCTGTGGACCTTGTTCGGAGATCTATTACGACTTCAAGCCGGATCTGGGCAACGACGACATTGATCTGGAAGACGACGGTCGTTTTGTTGAGTTCTACAACCTGGTTTTTATGCAATACAACCGAGATGGGGAGGGCAATCTCACCCCACTCGCGAACCGCAATATTGATACCGGCATGGGCTTGGAGCGGATGGCTCAGATTTTGCAGGGCGTCCCTAATAACTATGAAACTGACATTATTTACCCATTGATCGAGACGGCTGCTGGGCTCGCGGGTCTCGATTATCAAAAGCTTGATGAGAAGGGGAAGACCAGCTTCAAGGTGATCGGCGATCACTGCCGCGCGATTACGCATTTGATCTGTGATGGGGTTACTGCTAGCAACCTTGGTCGCGGCTACATCATGCGGCGTTTGCTTCGCAGGGTGGTGCGTCATGGGCGACTGGTCGGGATCGAGAAGCCTTTCTTGCAGGCCATGGGGGAAGCGGCGATTGCCTTAATGGTGGAGGCTTACCCCCAGCTTGAGGAGCGCCGAAAGCTGATTTTGGCGGAACTCAATCGCGAGGAGGCCCGCTTCTTGGAAACGTTGGAGCGTGGTGAGAAGGTGCTGGCTGATGTGTTGGTTGCTAATCCCCAGATGATTTCAGGGGGCCAGGCCTTTGAGTTGTACGACACCTATGGCTTTCCTTTGGAACTCACCCAGGAGATTGCTGAAGAGCATGGTTTGACTGTGGATCTCCAAGGATTTGAGCAAGCGATGGATCAGCAACGTCAGCGGGCCAAGGCCGCTGCAGTGAGCATTGATCTCACGCTGCAAGGGGCTATCGAGCAAATGGCAGCTGAGTTGGAGGCCACTCGCTTCCAGGGTTATGAGGTCTTGGAGCAGCCTTGCTGTGTCTTGGCCCTAGTCGTGAATGGGGAGTCGGCCGAACGAGCCAGCGCTGGTGACAGTGTGCAGATCGTGCTCGATACCACGCCCTTCTACGGTGAAAGTGGCGGCCAGGTGGGTGATCACGGTGTGCTTTCGGGTGAAGGCTCCGGCGGCAATGGTGTGATCGTGACTGTTGACGATGTGAGTCGTCATCGAAACGTATTTGTGCATTTTGGTCGTATTGAGCGCGGCACGTTGGCTCTGGGCGACCTGGTTAACGCTCAGGTTGATCGAGCCTGTCGGCGCCGTGCCCAGGCCAATCACACTGCAACTCACCTCTTGCAGGCGGCGCTCAAGCAGGTCGTTGATTCGGGGATCGGTCAGGCAGGTTCTCTGGTGGACTTCGATCGCTTGCGCTTCGACTTCCACTGTGCGCGAGCTGTTACGGCCAAGGAACTTGAGCAGATTGAGGCTTTGATTAACGGTTGGATCATGGAATCCCATGATCTGATTGTTGAGGAGATGTCGATCCAAGAGGCCAAGGCTGCCGGCGCTGTAGCGATGTTCGGAGAGAAGTACGCCGATGTGGTGCGCGTGGTGGATGTGCCAGGTGTGTCGATGGAACTTTGCGGCGGAACCCATGTGGCCAATACAGCTGAGATTGGCTTGTTCAAGATCGTTGCTGAGAGCAGTGTTGCTGCAGGAATTCGGCGGATTGAGGCGGTGGCTGGTCCGGCGGTGCTGGCGTATCTCAATGAGCGCGATGAGGTGGTGAAGAAACTTTTGGAGCGCTTGAAGGTGCAGCCCAGCGAAATCGTCGAACGGGTGACATCGCTGCAGGAGGAGCTAAAGAGCAGCCAAAAAGCGTTGACTGCAGCACGGGCTGAATTAGCGGTCGCGAAGTCAGCGGCCTTGGCAACCCAGGCAGTAGCTGTTGGTGAGTACCAGTTGTTGGTGGCCCGTCTTGATGGTGTGGAGGGTGCGGGCTTACAAAACGCAGCTCAGGGTTTATTGGATCAATTGGGGGATGGTGCTGCTGTTGTGTTGGGAGGTTTGCCTGATCCGAGCGACGAAGGCAAGGTGATTTTGGTAGCGGCCTTTGGCAAGCAGTTGATCGCTCAGGGTCAGCAAGCGGGTAAGTTCATTGGCTCGATCGCTAAGCGTTGCGGCGGCGGCGGCGGCGGTCGCCCCAATCTGGCTCAGGCGGGCGGACGCGATGGCGCGGCTTTGGATGGAGCATTGGAAGCGGCAAAGGTTGATCTGCAGCAAGCCTTGGGCTGA